Proteins from a genomic interval of Sphingobacterium lactis:
- a CDS encoding DUF6600 domain-containing protein, with translation MKNLRTSAWLAAILIMLAGVFSSNSAAAQGYDDVEYDDFYNELEPYGDWDNDPEYGSVWYPNEGSDFRPYGTNGYWTMTEYGNTWVSNYSWGWAPFHYGRWVHRGHRGWAWIPGYEWGPAWVNWRSGGGYYGWAPMSPGVSINVNIGLPIDLWVFLPTRHIYDRHIPRYWSYGHRNVYNRTTIINNTYIVNNNRYYGGPARRDIERSIGRRVDVRNVRFDGRRGASRVDGRNVSIYRPDRNSNRSATMRNGRGNSTDSRSGRVEANRNARTERGNVSRSESSRNNGRNNRDYTISRNANGQREMHIGNSNNRSNRSERATGNTNRTPSSRVQRERGNSNNRVERQNRSAEINRSQRTQRQTVERNRQPESKGRVSMDRPQRNETMNRSSRPTRNESMNRSSRPTRNESMNRSQQRSSQPSQRQQQQRQPRMEQQSRSQNRVFQTRSSGAERQSRPAVQRSQQSRPSARPQSNQRSSGGSERSHGRSNRG, from the coding sequence ATGAAAAATTTAAGGACATCCGCATGGTTAGCAGCCATCTTAATAATGCTTGCAGGAGTATTCTCCAGCAACAGCGCCGCTGCCCAAGGGTATGACGACGTTGAATATGATGACTTCTACAATGAATTAGAACCCTATGGGGACTGGGATAATGACCCAGAATATGGTAGCGTTTGGTATCCCAACGAGGGATCTGATTTCAGGCCTTACGGAACCAACGGATACTGGACCATGACCGAATACGGCAACACCTGGGTTTCCAACTATTCCTGGGGATGGGCACCCTTCCACTATGGACGTTGGGTTCACAGAGGACACCGTGGATGGGCTTGGATTCCCGGATACGAATGGGGACCAGCTTGGGTAAACTGGCGCTCAGGTGGTGGTTATTACGGATGGGCACCGATGAGCCCTGGTGTGAGCATCAATGTGAACATCGGTCTGCCGATTGATCTGTGGGTATTCTTACCGACACGTCACATCTATGATCGCCACATCCCTAGATACTGGTCTTATGGTCACCGCAATGTGTACAACAGAACCACGATTATCAATAATACCTACATCGTGAACAACAACCGTTACTACGGTGGTCCTGCGCGCCGCGATATCGAAAGATCAATCGGTCGCCGGGTAGATGTACGCAACGTACGTTTTGATGGTCGCCGCGGAGCAAGCCGTGTGGATGGCCGCAATGTATCCATCTACCGCCCAGATCGCAATTCGAACAGATCTGCTACGATGCGCAATGGTCGCGGAAACAGCACCGACTCCAGAAGTGGTCGTGTGGAAGCGAACCGCAATGCACGGACAGAAAGAGGAAATGTTTCCCGTTCGGAATCCAGCAGAAACAATGGCCGTAACAACCGGGACTATACCATTTCCAGAAATGCAAATGGTCAACGCGAAATGCATATCGGGAACTCCAACAACAGATCCAACCGATCCGAAAGAGCAACCGGTAACACGAACCGCACCCCAAGTTCACGTGTACAACGTGAGCGCGGCAACAGCAACAACCGTGTGGAACGCCAGAACAGAAGTGCCGAGATCAACAGATCACAGCGCACACAGCGTCAAACGGTTGAACGCAATCGCCAACCGGAATCCAAAGGCCGCGTGTCCATGGATCGTCCCCAGCGGAACGAAACCATGAACCGCAGTTCAAGACCAACGCGTAACGAGTCCATGAACCGTAGTTCAAGACCAACGCGTAACGAGTCGATGAACCGCAGCCAACAACGTTCATCCCAACCTAGCCAGCGTCAACAACAGCAACGCCAGCCTAGGATGGAGCAACAGTCGAGATCGCAGAACCGCGTTTTCCAAACCCGGAGCAGCGGTGCTGAGCGCCAAAGCCGCCCGGCGGTACAGCGCAGCCAGCAATCTAGACCGAGCGCAAGACCACAGTCCAACCAACGCTCTTCAGGTGGTTCGGAAAGAAGTCACGGACGTTCCAATAGAGGATAA
- the pncB gene encoding nicotinate phosphoribosyltransferase, producing MAKLTSILDNDFYKFTMQYAVVKLFPKAKARYQFINRGKHQFPEGFDGKLREAVDEMANLKLSKAEKKFFSKTCPYIDPTYFDFLQGYQYDPEEVTITQQGHDLTVTIEGYWYRTILWEVPLMALICELYYEETGQQRVDDAEVMSIVEKKMDKYDKLNITIADFGTRRRHSHAVHDLVIKALKEHPSKTFIGTSNVHFAMKYQTKPIGTHAHEWFMFHAAKYGYKMANLLGLENWSDVYRGDLGIALSDTYTTEVFFKQFDKKLSKLFDGVRHDSGDPVEFAKMTIDHYKSKGINPLNKTIIFSDGLDYEKVVKIVKYCEGKIGYSFGIGTDFTNDVGLSRMNIVIKMTEAFPDEGEWTPVIKLSDEPNKHTGDPEEIKMAKRFLNIPNHE from the coding sequence ATGGCAAAATTGACATCGATTTTAGATAATGATTTTTACAAGTTTACCATGCAGTACGCGGTGGTGAAACTTTTTCCGAAGGCCAAAGCCCGCTACCAGTTCATCAACCGTGGAAAACATCAGTTCCCTGAGGGATTCGATGGGAAACTGCGCGAGGCCGTCGACGAGATGGCGAACCTGAAGCTGAGCAAAGCCGAGAAGAAGTTCTTTTCCAAGACTTGCCCTTATATCGATCCGACCTATTTCGACTTTCTCCAAGGATATCAGTATGATCCGGAAGAAGTCACGATCACCCAGCAGGGACACGATCTAACGGTAACGATCGAAGGGTACTGGTACCGCACCATCCTATGGGAAGTTCCGCTGATGGCCTTGATCTGCGAACTGTACTACGAGGAAACCGGACAGCAGCGTGTTGACGATGCCGAAGTCATGAGCATCGTGGAGAAGAAAATGGATAAGTACGACAAGCTCAATATTACCATTGCTGATTTTGGTACCCGCCGCCGACACTCCCATGCCGTGCACGACCTGGTCATCAAGGCATTGAAGGAACACCCGTCGAAAACTTTCATCGGCACCAGCAATGTCCACTTCGCCATGAAATACCAAACCAAACCGATCGGCACACATGCGCACGAATGGTTCATGTTCCATGCCGCCAAATATGGCTATAAGATGGCAAACCTACTCGGTCTGGAAAACTGGTCGGATGTGTACCGCGGTGACTTGGGTATCGCCCTTTCGGACACCTATACCACGGAAGTATTCTTCAAACAATTCGATAAGAAACTGAGCAAACTCTTTGATGGGGTACGCCATGATTCCGGTGATCCGGTCGAATTTGCGAAAATGACCATTGACCATTATAAGAGCAAAGGCATCAACCCGCTCAACAAGACCATCATTTTCTCCGACGGCTTGGACTACGAAAAAGTGGTGAAGATCGTGAAATATTGCGAGGGCAAGATCGGCTACTCGTTTGGTATCGGCACCGATTTTACGAACGATGTCGGCTTGAGCCGCATGAACATTGTGATCAAGATGACCGAAGCCTTTCCTGACGAGGGCGAATGGACCCCGGTGATCAAGCTGTCCGACGAACCGAACAAACATACCGGCGACCCTGAAGAGATCAAGATGGCTAAACGCTTCCTAAATATCCCGAACCATGAATAG
- a CDS encoding class I SAM-dependent methyltransferase, with the protein MNRDVYGEALYDFHELGQLAEPLLLHSSYGDIEEMPVEVFYRQEEDIPELEFIALSLCDGKVLDVGAGVGVHALYLQEKGFEVDALEISEIACNIMRKRGVQHVIHADFFKLEGLRYDTLLFLMNGIGIAGTIDGFKKLLEHAKTLMTDRGQLIFDSSDISYLYDEYRINRPEHYFGEINFQYEYKGQMGQPFKWLYIDQQTLIKIAHELGWVVQILYEDDNDQYLVRMETKKEDHELAGPIDDQTEMDS; encoded by the coding sequence ATGAATAGAGATGTGTACGGGGAGGCTTTGTACGACTTTCATGAGCTTGGTCAGTTAGCCGAGCCCCTGTTGCTGCACAGCAGCTATGGCGATATCGAGGAGATGCCCGTGGAAGTATTCTACCGTCAGGAAGAAGATATTCCCGAGCTTGAGTTCATAGCCCTGTCCCTCTGCGACGGAAAAGTATTGGATGTGGGTGCGGGTGTAGGTGTGCATGCGCTGTACCTGCAGGAAAAAGGGTTCGAGGTGGATGCCTTGGAAATTTCGGAAATTGCCTGCAACATCATGCGGAAACGTGGCGTACAACATGTCATCCATGCGGATTTCTTCAAACTGGAAGGACTACGCTACGACACCCTCCTCTTTCTCATGAACGGCATTGGCATTGCCGGCACCATTGATGGCTTCAAAAAGCTGTTGGAACATGCCAAAACCCTGATGACCGATCGAGGCCAACTGATCTTCGACAGTTCGGACATCTCCTACCTATACGATGAATACCGCATCAACCGCCCTGAACATTATTTCGGTGAGATTAACTTCCAATACGAGTATAAGGGCCAGATGGGCCAACCATTTAAATGGCTATATATCGACCAACAGACCCTGATCAAGATTGCCCATGAATTGGGTTGGGTCGTGCAGATCCTCTATGAGGATGATAACGACCAGTACCTGGTCCGCATGGAAACCAAGAAGGAAGATCACGAATTAGCTGGTCCTATAGATGATCAAACTGAAATGGATAGTTAA
- the serS gene encoding serine--tRNA ligase: MLQLNYIRENRDHVIERLAVKNFNDVEMVDQIIALDEQRRKIQNQSDSIAAEANSSAKQIGDLMRQGKKEEAEAIKSRSATYKEQIKELTDNLAQVEQELQDKLLQLPNLPHTQVPKGLTPEENEVVLENGTAPQLPEGALPHWELAAKYGIIDFELGTKITGAGFPVYKGRGARLQRGLINFFLDEATKQGYGEVQVPILVNADSAYATGQLPDKEGQMYHVTVDEFYMIPTAEVPITNIYRDTIVKSDDFPIKHCGYTPCFRREAGSYGAHVRGLNRLHQFDKVELVQIVNPEKSYETLEEMSTYVQSLLQKLGLPYRVLRLCGGDMSFTSAMTYDMETYSAAQQRWLEVSSVSNFETYQANRLKVRFKGEDGKTQLAHTLNGSALALPRIVATLLENNQTEKGIKIPDVLVPYVGFEYID; the protein is encoded by the coding sequence ATGTTGCAATTAAATTACATCCGAGAGAATCGGGACCATGTTATTGAACGTCTTGCCGTAAAGAACTTCAATGACGTCGAAATGGTCGATCAGATCATTGCTTTAGATGAGCAGCGACGCAAGATCCAAAATCAGTCAGACTCTATTGCAGCAGAGGCAAACTCGTCCGCTAAGCAAATTGGAGATCTGATGCGTCAAGGTAAGAAAGAAGAAGCTGAAGCAATCAAATCGCGATCCGCAACATATAAAGAGCAAATCAAGGAATTGACAGACAACCTTGCCCAAGTGGAGCAGGAATTACAGGATAAGCTCCTGCAATTGCCCAACTTGCCCCATACGCAAGTGCCAAAAGGGTTGACACCGGAAGAAAATGAGGTCGTTCTGGAAAACGGAACCGCACCGCAATTGCCGGAAGGTGCATTGCCGCACTGGGAATTGGCTGCCAAATACGGAATCATCGACTTCGAATTGGGAACCAAGATTACAGGTGCTGGTTTCCCGGTATATAAAGGTAGGGGTGCACGCCTACAACGTGGATTGATCAACTTCTTCCTGGATGAAGCAACCAAGCAGGGCTATGGCGAAGTGCAGGTGCCGATTTTGGTGAATGCCGATTCTGCTTATGCGACCGGTCAGCTTCCGGATAAGGAAGGGCAGATGTACCACGTGACGGTGGATGAATTCTATATGATTCCAACGGCTGAGGTGCCCATTACGAACATCTATCGCGATACCATCGTAAAGAGCGATGACTTCCCGATCAAGCATTGTGGCTATACACCGTGTTTCCGCCGTGAAGCCGGTTCCTATGGTGCCCATGTGCGTGGCTTGAACCGCTTGCACCAATTTGATAAAGTGGAATTGGTACAGATCGTCAATCCGGAGAAATCCTACGAGACGCTGGAAGAGATGAGCACCTACGTACAGTCCCTGTTGCAAAAACTGGGATTGCCCTACCGTGTCCTACGCCTTTGTGGTGGGGATATGAGCTTCACCTCTGCAATGACTTATGATATGGAGACTTACAGTGCTGCACAGCAACGTTGGTTGGAGGTATCTTCTGTCTCTAACTTCGAGACCTACCAAGCGAACCGCTTAAAGGTACGTTTCAAAGGTGAGGACGGAAAAACACAATTAGCACATACCCTTAATGGTTCTGCATTGGCATTGCCGCGCATCGTCGCTACGCTATTGGAAAACAACCAAACGGAAAAAGGTATCAAGATCCCTGATGTTCTGGTGCCGTATGTAGGTTTTGAATATATTGACTAA
- a CDS encoding BamA/TamA family outer membrane protein: MSLFSASCRSAKYLEDQQYLVTDVDLSGVTPELKESAGLYVANEIRPNSPLYLTIYNLFNTRDGQYKKDNIKNVGEPPRILDSAVVELSAVQIERFLQTKGYFNAKVSPHVTFKKKKARIEFQAELGDPYLIQDIDRTVDDPAVEVIYLGQVVPKSTIKSGKRYDAADLYAERESMYAKMREEGYYDYLRQYMRVGIDTLGQGNQTDLKIQVANPSDSSKHQIYTIDSVYLTVEAADPSLKKSTSSRFSEQAKIYYTDETGKFKLRPLARYAFLRSGQRFNIKNEELSYDRLYEMNGFRSVKINYEKKDSAKLDVHYALVPRAAMSNQIEGEFTFSSGMSGFNVGNTFSHRNVFGGSETIEVRARYGVLFDSRLPGSLSDKIFNNDFQIGVNVSFPRLLTPFPVRSVGRYGLPRTTFSSSLQLFFQDQTYANRYWINSLNYLWYEAPNKMHSLTPVVIEYRDGRLNNEFRQSLIDRGYALYVRSNDRQYFGLGAQYAFTYNAPKLTTKDNFSYFRGAVDMSGNMLGLLSNVLQFKENDNGEKLLFGVPYLQYVKGEVDYRWYRFLGGNRQLVFRLNSGVAVPYGNNKELLIFEKSFFAGGMNGIRAWQARTLGPGGYNRETTEQDIRLNLRNLDQLGEIKIEANAEYRFRMLNNFFGAKLNGATFLDAGNIWRMRKNEINLDGEFDGSKFLSQIALGTGFGLRVDLDYFIIRFDAGLKLKDPQFRGSDQWVIRHLFNAKDFKRTYYETHWPDRYNFIQYNFGVGMPF, from the coding sequence TTGTCGCTATTTTCTGCGTCCTGCCGATCGGCAAAGTACCTGGAGGATCAGCAGTACTTGGTGACGGACGTTGATCTTTCCGGTGTTACCCCCGAATTGAAGGAATCAGCAGGGCTATATGTGGCCAATGAAATCCGTCCAAATTCACCCCTCTACCTGACCATCTATAACCTCTTCAATACGCGGGATGGTCAATATAAAAAAGATAACATCAAAAACGTAGGTGAACCACCCCGCATTCTGGATTCTGCGGTCGTCGAGCTTTCTGCAGTGCAGATTGAGCGATTCCTGCAGACCAAAGGATACTTTAATGCAAAAGTATCTCCGCATGTCACCTTCAAGAAGAAAAAGGCCCGCATTGAGTTTCAGGCCGAACTCGGTGATCCATACCTGATCCAGGACATCGACAGAACTGTGGATGATCCAGCGGTAGAGGTCATCTATCTGGGCCAAGTCGTACCAAAATCAACCATAAAAAGCGGTAAGCGCTACGACGCTGCCGATCTATATGCCGAACGGGAAAGTATGTACGCAAAAATGCGTGAAGAAGGCTATTATGATTATTTAAGGCAATATATGCGTGTCGGCATCGATACATTAGGCCAGGGAAACCAAACTGATCTGAAAATTCAGGTCGCCAACCCATCCGATTCCAGTAAACACCAGATCTATACCATCGATAGTGTCTACCTCACCGTAGAAGCTGCCGATCCATCCCTCAAGAAATCAACCAGCTCCAGATTTAGTGAGCAGGCCAAGATTTATTATACCGACGAAACGGGAAAGTTTAAACTACGCCCCTTGGCGCGGTATGCCTTTCTGCGTTCCGGGCAGCGCTTCAATATCAAGAATGAAGAATTGTCCTACGATAGGCTTTATGAAATGAACGGTTTCCGTTCCGTAAAGATCAATTATGAGAAGAAGGATTCCGCGAAGCTGGATGTACACTATGCACTGGTGCCGCGCGCTGCGATGAGCAACCAGATCGAAGGTGAATTTACATTCAGCTCGGGAATGAGTGGGTTCAATGTGGGGAACACGTTTTCCCACCGCAATGTTTTCGGTGGTTCGGAGACCATTGAGGTTCGAGCACGCTATGGGGTGCTGTTCGACTCCCGTTTGCCGGGAAGTTTGAGCGATAAGATCTTCAACAACGATTTTCAGATCGGTGTGAATGTTTCCTTTCCGAGGTTGCTTACGCCGTTCCCTGTCCGCAGTGTGGGCCGCTATGGTTTGCCCAGAACAACCTTCTCCTCCAGTCTGCAGCTCTTCTTTCAGGACCAGACCTATGCCAATCGCTACTGGATCAATAGCTTGAATTACCTCTGGTATGAGGCACCGAATAAAATGCACAGCCTGACCCCCGTGGTGATCGAATACCGTGATGGACGTTTGAACAACGAATTTCGGCAGAGTTTGATCGATCGGGGATATGCACTCTATGTACGCAGTAACGATAGGCAATATTTCGGATTGGGTGCACAGTATGCCTTTACCTACAATGCTCCTAAACTGACCACGAAAGATAATTTCAGTTATTTCCGTGGTGCTGTGGATATGAGCGGGAATATGTTGGGCTTGCTAAGCAACGTACTGCAGTTCAAAGAAAATGATAATGGCGAAAAACTGTTGTTCGGTGTGCCGTATCTGCAATATGTGAAAGGGGAGGTGGATTACCGTTGGTATAGATTCCTCGGTGGGAACCGACAGTTAGTTTTCCGATTGAATTCCGGTGTCGCTGTTCCCTATGGGAACAACAAGGAGTTGTTGATTTTTGAGAAGAGCTTCTTTGCGGGCGGTATGAATGGCATCCGTGCCTGGCAGGCGCGAACATTGGGTCCTGGAGGTTACAACAGGGAGACTACCGAGCAGGATATCCGCCTGAATCTGCGGAATTTGGATCAGCTGGGTGAGATCAAGATCGAAGCCAACGCAGAATACCGTTTCCGGATGCTGAACAATTTCTTTGGCGCTAAATTAAATGGCGCCACATTCCTGGATGCCGGAAATATCTGGCGGATGCGCAAGAATGAGATCAACCTGGATGGCGAGTTCGATGGCAGTAAATTTTTGTCACAGATCGCTTTGGGAACAGGTTTTGGCCTGCGGGTGGACCTGGATTATTTCATTATCCGCTTTGATGCCGGGTTAAAGCTGAAGGATCCACAGTTCCGAGGTTCTGACCAATGGGTGATCCGTCACCTCTTCAATGCGAAGGATTTTAAACGGACTTACTACGAAACGCATTGGCCCGATCGATACAACTTTATCCAGTATAATTTCGGTGTGGGAATGCCGTTCTAG
- a CDS encoding TrmH family RNA methyltransferase, protein MLSKAQISLITSLQHKKFRSQHHLFVVEGIKSVLEFMESAYKIEKIYATVEAVAKLGKIPENIKLEEVSAQEFGKISSLKSPQGALALVELPQWDELTQKDLQGKHSLLLDDVQDPGNLGTIIRTAEWFGIAHIICSIGTVDAFNPKVVQATMGSLSRIKLHYVDIEAFMASNSLPIFGALLEGTSIYAHDFGKEGLIMMGNEGNGIRKSLIPQVTQAVTIPRIGAAESLNVAVATTIFCSELARQQLAKSE, encoded by the coding sequence ATGTTGTCAAAAGCCCAAATCAGTCTTATCACGTCATTGCAGCATAAAAAGTTCCGCAGCCAGCATCATCTCTTCGTTGTAGAGGGCATCAAATCTGTCCTGGAATTCATGGAATCCGCCTACAAGATAGAAAAAATATATGCGACGGTTGAGGCCGTTGCAAAATTGGGGAAAATCCCCGAAAATATAAAACTTGAAGAGGTTAGTGCGCAGGAGTTTGGAAAAATAAGTTCGCTGAAAAGTCCACAGGGTGCTCTAGCACTGGTGGAGCTACCGCAATGGGATGAATTAACCCAAAAGGATCTCCAGGGAAAACACAGTTTGTTATTGGACGACGTACAGGATCCTGGCAATCTGGGAACTATTATCCGCACGGCAGAATGGTTCGGTATAGCACACATCATCTGTTCGATCGGTACGGTGGATGCCTTCAATCCGAAAGTGGTACAGGCCACCATGGGCTCCCTCTCACGAATCAAGCTGCATTATGTTGATATTGAAGCCTTCATGGCCAGCAACAGCTTGCCGATTTTTGGCGCCTTACTGGAAGGGACATCCATCTATGCCCATGATTTTGGCAAGGAAGGTCTGATTATGATGGGAAATGAGGGCAACGGCATTCGCAAGAGCCTCATTCCACAGGTGACCCAAGCCGTAACCATCCCACGTATCGGAGCCGCCGAATCCTTAAATGTCGCTGTCGCCACGACCATTTTCTGTTCCGAACTGGCAAGACAGCAATTAGCGAAATCTGAATGA